The genomic stretch ATTTGCATCTACATGAGCATTTATGGTCTACCTAGGAGTAGGATGTATTGGAATGGAAATACACGAGTAGAAAAGGTTGCACATGTTATGTCACGTAACAGATGGGAGGAACTGAAGGCCAACTTGCACTTCAATAACAATGATCACATGCCATTACAGAATGATCCAAACAAAGATAGGCTATTTAAAATCCGCCCACTAGTTGATGctcttcaaaacaaattcaaaaacattcctaTTGAGGAACAAATGCTCTGTGTTGATGAACAGATTGTGCCCTTCAAAGGCACATCTTTACTAAAACAGTACAACCCGATGAAACCCCACAAGTGGGGATACAAACTGTTTGTACTTTGTGACAGCAAGGGTCTGATTCACAATTTTGAGATCTACACTGGTCGCATACTACCTGCTACTTCCCTACCTGACATTGGAGctagttcaaatgttgttttacgacTGGTTGAACACTTGCctcgtaatgaaaacaaattcttaatcTATTTTGATAACTGGTACTCATCACCAGCTCTCTTAGTGACTCTAGCAAATATTGGTTTCCAATCCCTCGGGACCATTCGACTAGGACGATTTCCAGGCTTGTTGTTTTCACctgaccaagaaatgaaaaagaaaggcCGTGGGTCTTATGAGGAAAAAGAGGCAACAATTGATGGGGTAaaaattagggctgtaaaatgGTTAGACAATCGAGGGGTGTCTCTTGCGTCAACTTTTGAGTCTGCTTGCCCTATCAACACTGTGCAACGCTTTGACTCTAAAGGTCGTGAGCAGATTGATGTCACTTGCCCTAAAATCGTTACAACATACAATAAGTTCATGGGGGGAGTGGACCTTCTAGATGGACTTATCAGCTACTACCGAATTAATCTAAGATCTCGGAagttttatttgaggtttttcttCCACTTTGTTGACGTAAGTATTGTCAATGGATGGCTTCTCTTCAGACGAGACTGTCAACATAATGGAATTGCTAAGCAGGGAGTAATGGATTTGCTAGCTTTCCGGTGTGAGGTGGCCGAGTCTCTTTGTAACTTAGGAGCTGACCCAATAAAAAGAGGAAGGCCATCAACAGACAGGGTAGAGAacgaattttcaaagaaaaagaagaaaggtccATGTGTCAATATCCCTATACCAGATGTTAGAAAAGATGGAGTTGGACATTGGCCATCTGTTGTCGAAGATAGGCAGAGATGCAAGCATCCCTTCTGCAAGCAGAAATCATCCATTATGTGTGAAAAGTGTAAAGTTCACCTCTGCCTAAACAAAGGAAAGAACTGTTTTGTGGATTTCCACTTGTAAGGTGCTCCTTATACTGTGTAGTAatgtgttttacttataattctaaatatactgtaattatgaagcaatatactattagtttttcttatgtcctgtttactttctctaaagtGCACTATTTTCTCTATTGCCCAATGTGCCAGATTTGGCActtacccaaaatttggttaaatagtaaatttaaaaatctgaaaaaaattacaggtcatctaagtaccatttaaagtaacttttagcataaaataattttttttatatactgcatcATGTAGTGGGCATTAAGAGGTTAAAGAATTATAAGATAAAATTCATTTTTGAAGAAATTATgcatgacaaacaggaattaagCTATTAATTAAGGTTGCAGTGGTGTAACTATGAGTGGTATGAGGAGGATACATCCCccaaattcttaaaaattacaaaaaaatcttcaCATAAGAGCAAttcaacttgtttgaaatacagtatttaaatgttttacttttaattaaacttatttaatgtgGTATTTCAATTTAGATTTATTCTGGTCTAGTACATGCTCCACAATCAGATTCATCCGCTCCTTCAAAACGCTTGATACGCCATGTAAGGTTGCATAGCATCTACCTATAATCCACACTATGGTATTCCACAAGGATACATGTGATGGTAGTCTTATTCTCCAGTATCTATGTAACATTGAACAACCTACTCAGTTACAAGAAACAGCTGGTCATTATTCAGCTGTTAAACCTCATTAATAACTAAATCAGTGTATTGGGTGATGGTActcagtaaaacatttacaattctgttattatttgtcatAGCAAAATAAACTTAGTATCAAAGTGTTCAGATAATAGTAACCCATAATTAACTATCATACTATATGAAAATGTTTGGTAAAATCTCCCATTTTTGGGGTATTACAGTTTGAATATTGTGcatggctgccattttgaaacctgACTTTTGCAAAGTTTGAACACAATAACTTAGttcaaagatataatttatttactaaaaatagaaACAGACGGTAAACTTTTGGGCTACAATTTATATGATATTTCCAACTTATTTTGACCTGACCAggtgaagtttgatagagtagTTTGTGGCTACCCGGTACACCACACAGAATTCCTGTACAATTAATCACCAGGCTTTACAAGAGAGAGAACTTGACAAATTGACAGAATATTGCCAAGTCTCACCTGTCAATAAGGTACCGAACAAGGTGTAGATGTCCGCAGGTGGCGGCAGCATGCAGGGGTGTCCACTTCTCACTGTCCTCAGCGTTCACGTTGGCGCCAAACTGCAGCAACAGCTTCATCATCTCTTCATTGTCGTCAATACAGCACTGCAATAATGTACCAAAATGTGTCAATATTGACAACTGGCATAACGCTTTTCACTAGACATTTAACGTTTTCTAAGGAACTCTCAGGACAAGATAACCCTGGATATGGATAGGGAATTGTCATCATGTCCTCAAATACAGGGTTAGGTTATCCAATGGGAATGTTACAAGAGTTGCAGGTAAATACAACCTTTCAGAATGTTCACTTAACCTGAACCGAACAACAACCTCTTCAAAACTGAGAATCATCCAAAACGGTCATACAAAATACTGCTTCAAcaccaaaaacaaagtttatgcGTAACCATTCTAAATacttattttgagaaaaaaaagaTAACAACTTTTCAAGAACACAATTGTTTGAGTAGTTTAAATGATTTAAAGATGGCTGCGAAGACACGAGTGACGACACACGCATTGACAGACCATCGTCATAAAAAACTGATGCTAATATTGAAAAGATCAGTACCCTTGTTTAACTACATTACCGATAATTAGTCAGAATTACTAAATTAGGAATAATTACAGGCCCCAGACAAAATGAGGACATAAGGAGGGTCAGGAGAGGGAGTCACGTGACAAGCCATACGATATTCAGCCTTACTGCTTTCGTTCTGTGGCTCCGCCAATATTAATCCGGTTTTTTTCTATCTATATCTCATATGTTTAGCTGTTACTTGCTACcattgttgttgatttttatttattaatttattttattgcgttACATTCGTACAAGATggctatttttaactttattcctTCCATATATGATTATACTGAATCAAGaggaatttaattttagattatttcaaTCTAATGGACTTTCTTTACTATTGGTACGAATTGTACTATTCTAATCAAAaagtatttcttattaaaaattttcttaacaatatttttttaaataatttcaacacacatcaatctattttattatttgatgcaCAAAACTTACAAATATGTAAAGCTAATAGTTCTTATCAAAAAGCTGTTTTTGTGATAACCTATGGTAAGTTTATAACCAACCTGATGGAGAGCTGTCAACCCATCTTCATTGGTTGAGTCTGGACTGACCCCCTTTTCCAGTAACCTCTGCACTgaaaagtatttttcaaattacattttcagCAAATACATGTTTTACTCACAAAGTAATctatgttgaaataaaacattagcaCGGTTTTaataagacaaaacaaaaattaaacctataagtttttattggaataataataatactttttattattgcaTTGTTTAGCTATTGCACATGTAAATattcataacaaaacattgttgtCACTATGAATAAAAAGACTGTCAGCTATTAGAACCTAGGAGTACAGTATAAGAATTCTACACCACTAATTTACACTATACCTAAATACACCATTTGTGTTTTTtccaaatctatatatataaaaatgaatgtttgtgtgtttgtcctttatggaatcgtgaactatttccgatcatgatgaaaatttgtacgtatatgtatttttccacggagaaggtttataagctatgcccatccctttcccgattcaggattccgccccactggttacagaaatacccataagaaatgcattgcagcaaacatatgttaacgtcttttcaaatttttaatcagctgttctttgtaaacatatattacacttatagttttaaagcatagagtaagcttaagagaaacgacaaattttgtttaaactgtttttgcaatcactgttaaacatagactttactatccagataatacaattcaaatttgacgtaaaaattcacctttaactgcaatatttatttaatataaaccatgctcatgcttgatcagaagagtaatgcagatatcataattactatctaacgttggctacaaatataaagaatgttataaaatcaaccttagttgttttttttgacagaagtatggttctcaaaactccgtgtgtacatattctctcgatcgagacaacaaagcaagctcaatcgtggcatcggagatataactaatttaatctaaaatttattatagtaaaaaaaaaatttactaagtaatataaggacttcggttcttaagatttgcgtgcgaagccgtgggtaacagctagatagaggcaggaatatggtacataccttcataatacgcccaagaggctcacgatggaacgactatcaattatctcagcaatgtttagaatgtgatagaaaaagaataagtgaatatagtgtactgttttcaacgggaaattgcgtgcgaagccgcgggcaacttttgcaaaaaattattgaaatgcgcagcaaagcgcgccgggcccgctagtaatctataaataacacttttttattaattagttttattagattcattatttgaattaaaacaataagaatGCTTGATAAGAAGtcagaaaattaaagtaaataaagtgtCAGCATTTACATAGTAGTGATCTACTCaaacaatgaattaaataagaataattaataaaagagtGATATTCATACATCACACTGGGCTAAAAACACTATGTAAATTAACAGTGCAGGAATCTTATATTCCTAGTTTCTAATAGTTGACACTTTTTAATTCATAGTGACAacaatgttatgttataaatatagaCATATACGATAACTAGATTTAGTTACTGTAATagagaaaaacaaacatatagaACTGATAagactttatacatttattgCAGTATACATAGCTAAGGAATCTTTCCGATTGATTTTTGTGAATATGATTTTAACAAGCAAGCAATTCTTTCGTTATGcctaatttctataaaaattttaaataacatattactttgtattgtaacttaatttttcaacttattaaatgttataaacattcaaATCAAGTTAATTTGAACTCAttggttaagttaaaaaaattactaatctaAAATTTGCAGTTGTACAAAAATACTAATCAACTActatgaaaatacatatttaaagtttGCACAGTGAAAGAATTATGAAGGTGCCAGgatttatttagatatttgtcaTTGTTTAGTAATAAGATCGTTTAATGTGTTACTGATTTCATGTACCACTAAACAATGGTAACTGTCCAAAATAATTCTCTTGCATTCATAAAaaggtaaatattgtttattagtgaaattaaattaataaatattattaaatgtactacCAAACACAGCGtacaataaatagaaaacaatgataaataaaatcaaag from Homalodisca vitripennis isolate AUS2020 chromosome 2, UT_GWSS_2.1, whole genome shotgun sequence encodes the following:
- the LOC124353719 gene encoding piggyBac transposable element-derived protein 4-like — encoded protein: MSHCRLRRHNNTTSLLPPDDSEDSLVDDSDEDPDYTPGRDKKNKLALFLNNAASSSDVTDEDEENIPSTSTATKKKIPKKPAPAWNEVNPDNSEKPSPPMLELSNEHVLQSPVDYFKDFFDNDLLTLIATQSNLYSVQKNPNKPLNTSEKEVEQFIGICIYMSIYGLPRSRMYWNGNTRVEKVAHVMSRNRWEELKANLHFNNNDHMPLQNDPNKDRLFKIRPLVDALQNKFKNIPIEEQMLCVDEQIVPFKGTSLLKQYNPMKPHKWGYKLFVLCDSKGLIHNFEIYTGRILPATSLPDIGASSNVVLRLVEHLPRNENKFLIYFDNWYSSPALLVTLANIGFQSLGTIRLGRFPGLLFSPDQEMKKKGRGSYEEKEATIDGVKIRAVKWLDNRGVSLASTFESACPINTVQRFDSKGREQIDVTCPKIVTTYNKFMGGVDLLDGLISYYRINLRSRKFYLRFFFHFVDVSIVNGWLLFRRDCQHNGIAKQGVMDLLAFRCEVAESLCNLGADPIKRGRPSTDRVENEFSKKKKKGPCVNIPIPDVRKDGVGHWPSVVEDRQRCKHPFCKQKSSIMCEKCKVHLCLNKGKNCFVDFHL